In Tenacibaculum sp. 190524A02b, the genomic stretch GTAGTAGCAACTCTTGGAGAAAACTGATTTAAAATGTTTTTCATATCATCATTATAATCTATTCCATCAAACCTAAAACCTAACGACACCCCTAATCTATCTTTAAAAAACAATTTAGAAAATTGTCCAAATAGACCATACTTCACAAAGTTTACCGAAGATGAGAAATTCTTCTCAGCAATACTCGTAGTATTAACCACCTTTTGAAAGGTATTATTTGTATACTTTGCTAGTTCTAAATTAAACCCTAGGTTTAAAGTAAACGCTCTGTTTTTGATTGTATTTTCAAAGCGAAACTTGTTTTCTATTTCTTTTGATGAATAATCTAATAATAAATTATTAGGTGTTTCTTGATTCAAAAAATATTTAACCGCTTTGTTTTTCCACTCATTTCTACTAAATATAAATTGTTGAGTAGCTTTTTCTCCAAATCGCTTGTAATTTACCCCAACTGTATAATTCCATTGGCTATTTACAGGTACAGTATTTAATATAACCTGATTTCTTTTTAAAGTCTCTTCTTCTGTTACTCCATCATTAACTTCTTTATTAATTTCAAAATCATCAATAGCTCCTAACCCAATAATAGCTAACTCACTATTGTCACTCAACTTTGTTTTAATATTGAATTGAAAATCGTTGTAAGTAGGTAAAAATGGTAACTTAATTAGTTTAAACAAAAACTGTAAATAAGACTGACGTGCAGATACTATGAAAGTTGTATTCTTACCTAACGGACCATCTAATGTAATTCCAGCATCTGAAGTTCCTAAACTAGCTCTGGCATTTAACCGATCTGGATTTCCTGTTTTCTGTGTAAACTCTATAACAGAACTTAACGTATTTCCTCTATTTGAAGGAAAGGCACTTGAATAAAAGTCTACCTTTCTAATCAAGTCAGTATTCATAATCCCAACTGGTCCTCCGGTAGCTCCTTGTGTTTGAAAATGATTGATAACTGGCACTTCAATTCCATCTACATAAAACTTATTTTCTGAAGTTGCTCCTCCTCTAATAATGATATCATTTCTAAATCCTGGATTAGATGCAACCCCTGGAAAGGATTGTATTACTCGTAACACATCTCTATTCCCTCCTGGATTTCTTTCTATTTCTGCTACTCCTAAAGATTGTAAAGAAAGTGGACTTTCCAGTGTTTTTTTAAACAACTTAGTTTTTACTTCAACTTCTGCTAATTGCGTAGCATCTTCTGTTAACTCAATTACCACATAAGGCACTTTTTCTTTTGTTACCAAGTAATCTTCAGAAATTACAGATTTGTATCCTACAAAAGAAGCCCTTACCTTTTGATACCCTAATGGGCTATCCTTTATC encodes the following:
- a CDS encoding TonB-dependent receptor, whose amino-acid sequence is MKRFLVFTAFFLVIGIYAQDTGIIRGKVIDSKTRETLPYVNVVVVGTQKGGDTNDNGEFEIKDSPLGYQKVRASFVGYKSVISEDYLVTKEKVPYVVIELTEDATQLAEVEVKTKLFKKTLESPLSLQSLGVAEIERNPGGNRDVLRVIQSFPGVASNPGFRNDIIIRGGATSENKFYVDGIEVPVINHFQTQGATGGPVGIMNTDLIRKVDFYSSAFPSNRGNTLSSVIEFTQKTGNPDRLNARASLGTSDAGITLDGPLGKNTTFIVSARQSYLQFLFKLIKLPFLPTYNDFQFNIKTKLSDNSELAIIGLGAIDDFEINKEVNDGVTEEETLKRNQVILNTVPVNSQWNYTVGVNYKRFGEKATQQFIFSRNEWKNKAVKYFLNQETPNNLLLDYSSKEIENKFRFENTIKNRAFTLNLGFNLELAKYTNNTFQKVVNTTSIAEKNFSSSVNFVKYGLFGQFSKLFFKDRLGVSLGFRFDGIDYNDDMKNILNQFSPRVATTYNFTDKWSWNSSIGIYKQLPSYTVMGFRNTANELVNKQGLKYIESQHFVSGLEFKPNETAKITVEGFYKKYKDYPFSVRDQISLANLGADFGVVGNEEVISNSTGRAYGFEVLAQKKSYKGLYGIAAYTFVRSEFSDRTGNFIPSSWDNRHLLTITAGKKLAKNWEVGTKFRLVGGRPYTPYNYNASSIKANYDISNGGILDFARLNEARFDTYTQLDIRVDKTWYLKKYSINLYMDVQNVYASSSDRQPFLLPQEDGNGVRLTDPDDSSRYLLEEVQSTSGRAIPRIGVIVDF